One stretch of Carcharodon carcharias isolate sCarCar2 chromosome 20, sCarCar2.pri, whole genome shotgun sequence DNA includes these proteins:
- the LOC121292519 gene encoding complement component C1q receptor-like, whose product MWIKLTHFGAYRSKKTALTQIISDKPKMFLLVFILLWLQNNLQNPGVGAHATAQEFCNAGMCYSLHWDEGSFSRAKKLCEDKKGVLTSMESKGEAENIRQLLAKNMKATPQLYHLWIGLHRKVKQCYIREKELRGFSWVSGNDHSTYSSWVQEPLQTCTHERCVQLRVNFTNQIRFKWTTSPCVKENDGFICKYEMCDTLTTNTGEVAYQQAHVGEGPSFPGVPAGSVAIISCTNGKSIALRCQLQNGRIKWSSSKNLETLCSSCWNKTNDGPCQNGCFKVAEDYFCYCDKGYLVDHQQSKCIPEGALESGFSESPRTRLKGTEIIAANITFLVSTATEAPATHSLQLAESSTTTFSPTFRGSEQGKQEAYSNAPFLIYQVVIGVLVLMLLIAVAVIIIRGRGKEGTQKTAPGEHRVASKNTDSVHQVNEKAPEETVNVTNENHYVETPSASGGEVNAPTDNGEISESVAH is encoded by the coding sequence ATGTGGATAAAGCTAACCCACTTCGGAGCCTATCGGTCTAAGAAAACGGCGCTAACGCAAATAATCTCGGACAAGCCAAAAATGTTTCTTTTAGTGTTCATTTTACTTTGGTTACAAAATAATTTGCAAAACCCTGGAGTTGGGGCCCACGCAACAGCACAGGAGTTTTGCAATGCTGGGATGTGTTATAGTTTGCACTGGGATGAAGGTTCCTTTTCACGTGCAAAGAAACTGTGCGAGGACAAGAAGGGAGTTCTGACCAGCATGGAAAGTAAGGGCGAAGCAGAGAACATTCGGCAGCTCCTGGCAAAGAATATGAAAGCCACTCCACAACTGTATCACCTGTGGATAGGGCTCCACAGAAAGGTCAAGCAGTGTTATATCCGTGAAAAAGAGTTACGTGGCTTCTCCTGGGTTAGCGGGAATGACCATTCCACTTACAGTTCCTGGGTTCAGGAACCTCTGCAAACCTGCACACACGAGAGATGTGTGCAACTTCGGGTGAACTTCACAAACCAAATCCGATTTAAATGGACAACCTCCCCATGTGTCAAAGAAAATGATGGTTTTATTTGCAAGTACGAAATGTGTGATACCTTAACTACTAATACTGGAGAGGTGGCTTATCAACAAGCCCACGTGGGTGAAGGCCCGTCCTTCCCTGGTGTACCCGCAGGTTCAGTAGCTATCATTAGTTGCACCAATGGTAAGTCTATCGCTTTGAGGTGTCAGCTTCAGAATGGGCGAATCAAGTGGTCATCTTCGAAAAACCTTGAAACTTTGTGCAGCAGCTGTTGGAATAAAACGAACGACGGCCCTTGTCAAAATGGCTGTTTTAAGGTCGCTGAAGACTACTTCTGCTATTGTGACAAGGGTTACTTAGTGGACCATCAGCAAAGCAAATGCATTCCGGAGGGAGCTTTGGAAAGTGGCTTCAGTGAGTCGCCCAGGACCCGTCTCAAAGGCACTGAGATTATTGCTGCCAACATCACTTTCCTggtgtctacagccacagaagctCCAGCAACACATTCCCTTCAACTTGCTGAAAGTTCAACAACTACATTTTCTCCAACTTTCAGGGGTTCAGAACAAGGAAAGCAGGAAGCTTATTCAAACGCACCCTTCCTAATATATCAGGTCGTTATCGGGGTCTTAGTTTTGATGCTACTGATTGCAGTTGCGGTGATAATTATCAGGGGACGGGGGAAAGAAGGCACCCAGAAAACTGCACCCGGTGAACATCGTGTGGCGTCTAAAAACACAGATTCTGTTCATCAAGTGAATGAAAAAGCCCCGGAAGAAACAGTAAATGTTACAAATGAGAATCATTACGTTGAAACTCCTTCAGCGAGTGGGGGCGAAGTAAACGCTCCCACGGATAATGGTGAAATAAGCGAGTCTGTAGCACATTGA